The Dyadobacter sandarakinus DNA window AATTCACATAGGCGGCATTCACGTTTTCTGTGTATTTAAACCGGTTGGAGCGCGTAGGATCAATGACCCAGTCATCGGTTTTGGTCTCGAACACCATATTGTTGTCTGAGGCGACGTAGCTGGATTTCAGTCCTGTTTCAAATTTGCCTTTTCCCAGAGGCTGCGCATAGTCGAGCTTGGCGACGCCGATGTTGATGTCCGAAGGCATATCATTCCGTACCAGTTCGGGACTGCCGTCGGGCTGGCCTGCGGGCAGGAAGTAGCGGGTATCCAGCCTGCTCGTACGGTCGCCGGAATAGTTGACATAGTCCACATCAAAGGTCAGCTCCTTGCCTTTATCATTGAACTGATGTTTGAAGTTGAGGTTACCGCTGATGTTGTTCAGGCTGCCCCCGTTAAAAACGTCGGTCCGAAAAGTTCTCTGAAGCGTCAGGTCTTCGTTCAGGATGCGGGTATTGGTTTGTCCGTAAGGATTGCTGAATGTGTTGTAAAAACCCGAAACCAGCACTCCGATAGTTGTTTTTTCAGTAGCAAAATAGTCAACTCCGGCACGTACATTATAGTATTGGGATTTGTTGACACGCTCGGTCCGCTGGTCGAAAATCGTCACCTTGTTTTCAAAGGGTATGGTGCGGTAAATGTCGTTGTTATTGAATCCTTTGTTCAGAAAAGCGCCTCCGTTAACGAATGTGCTTACTTTTCCGGCGCGGTGGTTGACAGTAGCAGTTGCATTGGACCTGCCGTACTTGGCCCACGCGCCGCCCAGGTTGACATTCCCGTTTGTGCCGTAATTTTTATTGCGTTTCATCTTGATGTTGATGATGCCCGAGTTGCCGGCTGCATCGTACTTGGCCGAAGGATTAGTGATCAGCTCAATTTTCTCGATGTTGTCGCTGGGGGTGTTGCGGAGCAGGGTAATCAGTTCCTGCTGTGACAGAAATGTCTGCTTGCCGTCGATCTGAACAATCACGCCTTCCTTGCCGCGCAGTTTGAGCTGCTCATTCTGCTGGTCAACCGTTACGCCGGGAGCACGTTCGAGTACTTCCAGAGCCGTGGCGCCGGCGGATACAATGCTGTTTTCAACATTGACGACTGTCCGGTCAATTTCCTGCTCTATAAAAGGCTTTTTGGCAACTACCGTCACTTCGTTCAGCGACTGGGTGTCTGTTTTTAATGCCAGCACCGGCAGGGCAACCAGTGCCTCTTTTACCTGGAAAGTCTCGCTGTAACTTTTCTGATATCCTACCATGGACACCAGCACCATGTATTTTCCCTCAGCAACCTGCTCAAACAGGTATTTTCCATTATCATCGGCTGCCAGACCTTTGACAAGTACAGAGTCTTTTGCATTCAGCAGAAGTACATTCACGAAAGGAAATGGCTGCGACTTTTCGTCAAGGACAGCACCCGAAACTTTTCCCTTGCCGGTTTTGGCGGGCGTGGTTTGGGCAAACGTAGCAGTTCCGGTCAGTAGCAGGGCTACCGCAGTTAGGTAAGTTAAGAATTTCATGGCTAACAGATTATGATTCAATGCAACTGACTTTCCTGCGTCAGGTACATTGCAAAAGTAAGTACTTTGTATAACATAGAACCTTTCAATACATAAATGGTTTGAATGTTATATAAGCGGACGGTGTGTGCCTTACATTTTGTTTATAGATACAAAGGGAGTAAAGAATGTTGCACTTGTCCATAAAAAAAGTTTAAATGGCGCTCTGCCGGTTTCCGCGTGCATTAAAGCTGTTTCCCGAACCTTTAAGTAATTATTTCCATTTCGGTCAATCTGTCTATCTTTGCGTTTTAGAAACCTATATATGACTGAACAAATTCTGATTTTAGATTTCGGTTCACAGTATACACAGCTAATTGCAAGAAGAGTACGCGAGCTGAATGTCTATTGTGAGATCCATCCCTATAACAATTTCCCCGAGCTTACTCCCAATATCAAAGGCGTCATCCTCTCAGGCAGCCCCTGCTCCGTACGCGACGCTGATTCCCCGAAAGTTGATCTCGACCAGTTCCGTAATGTAGTTCCGGTACTGGGTGTGTGCTACGGGGCTCAGCTGATGGCGCATTTGCTGGGCGGTGACGTCAAGCCTTCGCAGCACCGCGAGTACGGCAGGGCGAGGCTCGAAGTCGGCGATAGGGATTCGTCCTTGCTGGCTGGCATCTCGGAGTCGTCGCAGGTGTGGATGTCCCATGGGGATACCATCGTCAGGATTCCTGATAATTTCAGCATTATTGCCTCTACGGAATCCGTGCAGGTAGCTGCCTTCAAGCTGGAAGATGAGCTTACTTATGGGATACAGTTTCACCCCGAGGTAACACATACTACTGAGGGCAAGCAGCTGATGCACAATTTCGTCGTGGATATCTGCGGCTGCTCGCAGGACTGGACTTCCGAATCATTTGTGGAGGAAACCGTCAGCAGCCTGCGTCAGAAGCTCGGCAACGACAAGGTAGTGATGGCGCTTTCGGGTGGGGTAGACTCCACGGTAGCTGCCATGCTGGTGCACCAGGCGATTGGCAAAAACCTGTACTGCATTTTTGTAGACAATGGTTTGCTGCGTAAAAATGAGTTTGAGGAAGTGCTGCACTCCTATGAAGATATGGGCCTCAATATTAAAGGTGTAGATGCGAAAGACCATTTTTACGGTCTGCTTGCCGGCCTGACCGATCCTGAGGCAAAACGCAAGGCGATCGGCAAATCCTTTATCGACATTTTTGACCAGGAAGCCCACCTTATCGAGGATGTGAAATGGCTGGGCCAGGGTACCATCTATCCCGATGTGATTGAGTCTGTTTCCATTAAAGGTCCATCGGCTACGATCAAGTCTCACCACAATGTGGGCGGGCTGCCTGACTTTATGAAGCTCAAAGTTGTGGAGCCGCTCAATACCCTTTTCAAAGACGAGGTACGTGCGGTAGGACGGACCATGGGCATTTCGGAAAAAATTCTGGGCCGTCATCCTTTCCCGGGGCCTGGATTGGCCATCCGTATTCTGGGTGATATTACTGCGGAGAAGGTGGCCATTCTTCAGGAAGTGGATGCCATTTTCACCGGCGGACTCAGAAAGTGGGACTTGTATAAGGATGTATGGCAGGCAGGGGCCATGCTGCTGCCTGTACAAAGTGTGGGTGTAATGGGTGATGAGCGTACCTATGAGCGCGTCGTTGCACTGCGGGCCGTAACGTCTGTGGATGGTATGACCGCCGACTGGGCGCATTTGCCGTACGAATTCCTGGCAGAAGTTTCCAATGATATTATCAATCGCGTAAAAGGGGTGAACAGGGTAGTGTATGACATTTCCTCCAAGCCGCCTGCGACCATTGAATGGGAATAAGAAGGCACAAAAAAAGCGGATCGAAATCCGCTTTTTTTGTGTGGTGTTATACTGGCAGAACCTAGGATCGCCCTACGCCTCTGCTCAGCAAGCTTAGTACAAACAGTACAAGGAACACAAAGAACAAGATTTTAGCAATTCCGGCTGCTCCTGCAGCGATGCCTCCAAAGCCCAGAATACCAGCGATGATGGCGATTACCAGGAAAATTACGGTCCATTTAAGCATGGTTGAAAAGATTTAAATGTTCTTAATTTATTGATGTATGTTATTTATTGATGTATGTTCTGGTTTCTACCAAACATGTGCCAGAATTCTGAAACTGCGCTGCCAATAGAAAAAACCATAAATTCAGTCAAAGACAGCCTGCGCATTGTGGAGATACATTCCCAAAAAGTTGCCATAATACTAGGCTTCAGCCAGCAGGATGAAGTAGTACATTATTGCTGAAACTGCCAACAAACCGTTCAAATACACTATTTTGCAAAAACAACCATGTTAAAGTCCCTGATGAGATTCAGATTATTTATTCCATGTTTTCTTTTGATTGCAAGTCATGCGCTGGCGCAAAGCGACCGGTGGCAGCAACGCGTGAAGTACCAGATCGAGGTGGATTTTGATGCAACCAAGCACCAGTATACAGGTACAGAAAAGCTGGTTTACTCCAACAACTCGCCCGATACACTGCAAAAGGTTTTTTATCACTTATACCTCAATGCATTTCAGCCGGGCAGCCAGATGGACGTCCGGTCGCGTACCATCAGTGATCCTGATCCGCGCGTGAAAGACCGTATCGCAAAACTTTCGCCCTCAGAAATCGGATTTGAGAAAATACGCTCGCTCAAACACAATGGAAAGCCTGTAAAGTACGAAGTGGTCGGCACCATCCTGGAAGTGACGCTTTCTGAGAAAATCCTGCCCAAAACCCAGCATACCTTTGAAATGGAGTTTGAAGCGCAGGTACCTGTACAGATCAGACGCACGGGCCGCGACAATAAGGAAGACATCGACTATTCTATGGCGCAATGGTATCCTAAAATGTGCGAGTACGACTATGAAGGCTGGCATGCGAACCCGTACATTGCCCGGGAATTTTATGGTATCTGGGGAGATTTTGATGTAAAAATAAAACTGGATGCTGCCTATGTGGTGGCTGCTACCGGCTACCTTCAGGATCCCGACAAGATCGGTCACGGTTATTCCAAAAAAGATGTGAAGCACAAGCCGGGCGAAAAGCTGACGTGGCATTTTATTGCGCCTGAAGTACATGATTTCATGTGGGCCGCTGACAGGGACTATGCACACGACATCGTGAAGGTTGATAATGGACTTGACCTGCATTTCTTTTACCAAACCGATACACTCGCCAGTGTCTGGAAAGAAATGGAGCCGCTCGCCGTGCGCAGCTTCAAGATTATGAATGAAAAGTTCGGCCGCTATCCTTACAAGCAATACTCCATCATACAGGGTGGCGACGGCGGGATGGAATATCCGATGGCTACGCTGATTACGGGCCGTCAGGGACTGAGCGGGCTGGTGAGTGTGGCCGTGCACGAATCCATCCACAGCTGGTTTCAGGGATTGCTGGGTACCAATGAATCCAAGTACGCCTGGATGGACGAAGGTTTTACCACCTATGCGCAGAACCTGGTGATGGCCGAGCTTTTTCCGTCTAAAAGAGATCCGCAGGCAGGCAGCACCAACAGTTACCGGGCGCTGGTAAAATCGGGCCTCGAAGAACCCATGACCACGCACTCCGATCATTATAATACCAATCGTGCATACAGCATTGCGGCTTACAGCAAAGGAGCGGTGTTTTTGAACCAGCTGGGTTACATCATCGGCAGCAGCAAGCTCGAAAGCGGTATGAAGCGGTACTTTCGTGAATGGGAGTACAAGCATCCCAATCCCACCGATCTGAAGCGCATTATGGAAAAGGAATCGGGACTTGAACTTGACTGGTACTGGGAAGACTTTGTCGGTACTACGAAAACCATTGATTACAGCATCCGCGAAGTAACGGCGAATGCAGGGAAAACCGATGTGGTGCTGGAACGTATTGGTCAGATGCCCATGCCGCTGGATGTAGTG harbors:
- a CDS encoding outer membrane beta-barrel protein, which gives rise to MKFLTYLTAVALLLTGTATFAQTTPAKTGKGKVSGAVLDEKSQPFPFVNVLLLNAKDSVLVKGLAADDNGKYLFEQVAEGKYMVLVSMVGYQKSYSETFQVKEALVALPVLALKTDTQSLNEVTVVAKKPFIEQEIDRTVVNVENSIVSAGATALEVLERAPGVTVDQQNEQLKLRGKEGVIVQIDGKQTFLSQQELITLLRNTPSDNIEKIELITNPSAKYDAAGNSGIINIKMKRNKNYGTNGNVNLGGAWAKYGRSNATATVNHRAGKVSTFVNGGAFLNKGFNNNDIYRTIPFENKVTIFDQRTERVNKSQYYNVRAGVDYFATEKTTIGVLVSGFYNTFSNPYGQTNTRILNEDLTLQRTFRTDVFNGGSLNNISGNLNFKHQFNDKGKELTFDVDYVNYSGDRTSRLDTRYFLPAGQPDGSPELVRNDMPSDINIGVAKLDYAQPLGKGKFETGLKSSYVASDNNMVFETKTDDWVIDPTRSNRFKYTENVNAAYVNYNGNLTKKIKYQLGLRGEHTHSIGNSVTLNQKRDRNYVNLFPSVFLSDQLDSNNVINLSYSRRIDRPNYQSLNPFEFYLDPYTFQRGNPNLKPQYTNSFQLVHVYKNLLNTTLAYSRIKDMIADELPQQIASENKTFVTSDNLDNQDNVSLTVSFPITVAKWWTVQANFTGVYNHYNSIYLGETLEIKQASWNMYASNQFTMPKGWSGEISGWYNSRAFYGLYAAKPMGMLNAGIQKNILNKKGTIRFNVNDIFWTNKFRGRAIYKDIDFVVKSQWPSRQFRLTLTYNFGNQNVKGARQRNTGSDDLQKRASGGN
- the guaA gene encoding glutamine-hydrolyzing GMP synthase, with amino-acid sequence MTEQILILDFGSQYTQLIARRVRELNVYCEIHPYNNFPELTPNIKGVILSGSPCSVRDADSPKVDLDQFRNVVPVLGVCYGAQLMAHLLGGDVKPSQHREYGRARLEVGDRDSSLLAGISESSQVWMSHGDTIVRIPDNFSIIASTESVQVAAFKLEDELTYGIQFHPEVTHTTEGKQLMHNFVVDICGCSQDWTSESFVEETVSSLRQKLGNDKVVMALSGGVDSTVAAMLVHQAIGKNLYCIFVDNGLLRKNEFEEVLHSYEDMGLNIKGVDAKDHFYGLLAGLTDPEAKRKAIGKSFIDIFDQEAHLIEDVKWLGQGTIYPDVIESVSIKGPSATIKSHHNVGGLPDFMKLKVVEPLNTLFKDEVRAVGRTMGISEKILGRHPFPGPGLAIRILGDITAEKVAILQEVDAIFTGGLRKWDLYKDVWQAGAMLLPVQSVGVMGDERTYERVVALRAVTSVDGMTADWAHLPYEFLAEVSNDIINRVKGVNRVVYDISSKPPATIEWE
- a CDS encoding DUF1328 family protein; its protein translation is MLKWTVIFLVIAIIAGILGFGGIAAGAAGIAKILFFVFLVLFVLSLLSRGVGRS
- a CDS encoding M1 family metallopeptidase, translated to MRFRLFIPCFLLIASHALAQSDRWQQRVKYQIEVDFDATKHQYTGTEKLVYSNNSPDTLQKVFYHLYLNAFQPGSQMDVRSRTISDPDPRVKDRIAKLSPSEIGFEKIRSLKHNGKPVKYEVVGTILEVTLSEKILPKTQHTFEMEFEAQVPVQIRRTGRDNKEDIDYSMAQWYPKMCEYDYEGWHANPYIAREFYGIWGDFDVKIKLDAAYVVAATGYLQDPDKIGHGYSKKDVKHKPGEKLTWHFIAPEVHDFMWAADRDYAHDIVKVDNGLDLHFFYQTDTLASVWKEMEPLAVRSFKIMNEKFGRYPYKQYSIIQGGDGGMEYPMATLITGRQGLSGLVSVAVHESIHSWFQGLLGTNESKYAWMDEGFTTYAQNLVMAELFPSKRDPQAGSTNSYRALVKSGLEEPMTTHSDHYNTNRAYSIAAYSKGAVFLNQLGYIIGSSKLESGMKRYFREWEYKHPNPTDLKRIMEKESGLELDWYWEDFVGTTKTIDYSIREVTANAGKTDVVLERIGQMPMPLDVVVSYKDGSQENFYIPLEMMRGEKEEKLYSKTTLLADWGWTYPEYSFTIDRNQADIVRIVIDPSQRMADIEPENNTYPATANRETPRARGEKVIR